From a single Pseudoalteromonas sp. Scap06 genomic region:
- the der gene encoding ribosome biogenesis GTPase Der yields the protein MLPVIALVGRPNVGKSTLFNRLTRTRDALVADFPGLTRDRKYGQANYDGFEFIVVDTGGIDGSEEGIETEMADQSLLAIEEADIVLFLVDARVGMTVADQAIANHLRKQEKKCFVVANKTDGIDADSNCAEFYQLSLGEVHHIAAAHGRGITLLLEQTLQPVIAELAALDEDVADDDEELIDLYQEGEEDDTDHQAFADKPVKLAIIGRPNVGKSTLTNRILGEDRVIVYDMPGTTRDSIYIPMTRNDKEYILIDTAGVRKRKKVSDVVEKFSVIKTLQAIEDCNVVLLVVDARDGISDQDLSLLGFALNSGRSLVIAVNKWDGLDNYVKDRIKTELDRRLGFIDFARLHFISALHGTGVGHLFESVDEAYESATKRISTAMLRRIMDMAQADHQPPLVRGRRVKLKYAHAGGYNPPRIVIHGNQVHDLPDSYKRYLMNYYRKALKIMGTPIKIEFREGDNPFAGRTNKVTLSQKRKIRAFSKENRNKS from the coding sequence ATGCTTCCCGTGATCGCTCTTGTAGGGCGACCCAATGTGGGCAAATCCACATTATTTAACCGTTTAACACGTACTCGTGATGCACTCGTTGCCGACTTTCCTGGCTTAACGCGTGATAGAAAATATGGCCAAGCAAATTACGATGGCTTTGAATTTATCGTGGTAGATACGGGCGGTATTGATGGCTCAGAAGAAGGTATCGAAACCGAAATGGCTGATCAGTCATTACTAGCCATTGAAGAAGCGGATATTGTTTTATTTTTAGTTGATGCTCGCGTAGGTATGACAGTGGCTGATCAAGCTATTGCTAATCACTTACGTAAGCAAGAGAAGAAATGTTTTGTTGTTGCCAATAAAACAGACGGCATTGATGCCGACTCAAACTGTGCTGAGTTTTATCAACTTTCACTTGGTGAAGTTCATCATATCGCTGCCGCACATGGCCGTGGTATTACTTTACTGCTTGAGCAAACTCTTCAGCCTGTTATTGCTGAACTTGCTGCTCTTGATGAAGATGTAGCCGATGACGATGAAGAACTTATCGACTTATATCAAGAAGGTGAAGAAGATGACACCGATCACCAAGCGTTTGCCGATAAGCCGGTAAAGCTGGCAATTATTGGTCGTCCAAATGTTGGTAAGTCAACCCTTACTAACCGCATACTAGGTGAAGACCGGGTTATTGTATACGATATGCCAGGTACAACCCGTGACTCAATTTACATTCCGATGACCCGTAACGACAAAGAATATATTCTTATCGATACCGCCGGTGTGCGTAAACGTAAAAAAGTAAGTGACGTGGTTGAGAAATTCTCAGTCATTAAAACATTACAAGCAATCGAAGATTGTAACGTCGTGTTACTAGTGGTTGATGCCCGCGATGGTATCTCTGATCAAGACTTAAGCCTGTTAGGTTTTGCCCTTAACTCAGGACGCTCATTGGTTATTGCCGTGAACAAGTGGGATGGCCTAGATAACTACGTTAAAGACCGTATTAAGACTGAGCTTGATCGTCGTTTAGGCTTTATTGATTTTGCCCGCCTACACTTTATCTCTGCTCTGCATGGTACCGGTGTTGGCCATTTATTTGAATCAGTTGACGAAGCATATGAGTCGGCAACTAAGCGAATTAGTACTGCTATGCTACGTCGTATTATGGACATGGCACAGGCCGACCACCAGCCGCCACTTGTTCGTGGACGTCGTGTTAAGCTTAAGTATGCGCATGCTGGGGGCTACAACCCGCCACGTATTGTTATTCATGGTAACCAAGTACATGACCTACCTGATAGCTACAAACGCTACTTAATGAACTACTACCGTAAAGCACTTAAAATTATGGGTACGCCAATCAAAATTGAATTTAGAGAAGGCGATAACCCATTTGCAGGGCGTACTAATAAAGTAACCCTGTCGCAAAAACGTAAAATTCGCGCGTTTAGTAAAGAAAACCGCAATAAATCATAA
- a CDS encoding DASH family cryptochrome — protein sequence MKKRILYWLQNDLRIDDNPILNDLSQQQCKLDLVFVINPAWFKSNNYQQKPYGVHKQRFLMQSLYQLQEFVLELGQTLHILEGDPVKVLTQRINELSIDEVVYSQQIGVYEQRQISALKSKCTTVVFKSVMQDTLYQQQQLPFELANLPTGFTPFRKKIEAAEISLTTHTFSAARLPPPIILCAKQPIEKPATGNTQLLGGHQAALEHCLNYFSSPLPSSYKITRNELDGFDNSTKFSSWLAFGCISAKQIFCAVDAYEAQYGANESTYWIKFELLWREYFKWHAINVKHQLFTFKGKKQSSPLTTFSPNRFAKWCQGSTPYPLVNAIMKELNATGFISNRSRQIVASCLVNELQLDWRYGAAYFEQQLIDYDVASNWGNWQYIAGVGVDPRGGRHFNLQKQTQQYDPHGEYIAKWQGNEHCDTQLDDLDAADWPV from the coding sequence ATGAAAAAACGTATTCTGTATTGGCTGCAAAATGATTTGCGCATTGACGACAACCCCATACTCAATGATTTATCACAACAACAATGTAAGTTGGACCTGGTCTTTGTGATTAACCCTGCTTGGTTTAAAAGCAATAACTATCAACAAAAACCCTATGGTGTCCACAAACAACGCTTTTTAATGCAAAGCCTTTATCAGCTTCAGGAGTTTGTTTTAGAGCTTGGCCAAACTTTACATATTTTAGAAGGCGATCCGGTAAAGGTATTAACACAGCGTATTAATGAGCTTAGCATTGACGAAGTTGTATATAGCCAGCAAATAGGTGTATATGAACAGCGCCAAATTAGTGCTCTTAAGTCAAAATGCACGACTGTGGTATTTAAATCTGTGATGCAAGATACTTTATATCAACAACAGCAACTGCCCTTTGAACTAGCTAATTTACCAACCGGCTTTACACCTTTTAGAAAAAAGATCGAAGCGGCAGAAATTAGTTTAACCACACATACATTTTCAGCAGCAAGATTGCCTCCACCTATTATACTTTGCGCAAAACAACCGATAGAAAAGCCAGCAACAGGGAATACACAATTACTTGGTGGGCATCAGGCTGCGCTTGAGCACTGCCTCAACTATTTTTCATCCCCACTACCGAGTAGCTATAAAATCACTCGTAATGAGCTGGATGGCTTTGATAACTCTACAAAATTTAGTAGCTGGCTGGCTTTTGGCTGTATTAGTGCCAAGCAAATTTTTTGTGCAGTAGATGCTTATGAAGCGCAGTATGGAGCGAACGAGTCAACTTACTGGATCAAGTTTGAATTGCTCTGGCGTGAGTATTTCAAGTGGCATGCAATTAATGTTAAGCATCAGTTATTTACCTTTAAAGGTAAGAAACAAAGCTCGCCACTTACCACGTTTAGCCCGAATCGTTTTGCTAAATGGTGCCAAGGCAGTACACCTTACCCGTTAGTTAATGCCATTATGAAAGAGCTAAATGCAACAGGCTTTATTAGCAATCGCTCAAGACAAATCGTTGCTAGTTGTTTAGTAAACGAACTACAACTAGACTGGCGCTATGGTGCGGCTTACTTTGAGCAACAGTTAATCGATTACGATGTGGCGTCGAATTGGGGTAATTGGCAATATATTGCTGGAGTTGGGGTCGATCCGCGCGGCGGACGTCACTTTAATTTGCAAAAACAAACCCAGCAATATGATCCGCACGGTGAATACATTGCTAAGTGGCAAGGAAATGAGCACTGCGATACACAATTAGATGACTTAGACGCCGCTGATTGGCCAGTGTAA
- a CDS encoding DUF885 family protein — MLKKTILAIALAATSLPSLADSNSDLTTIIDNHWQNAKAEKIFFRTDPDGWKPNGTLPNWSEQAIAKRQAYNNSVLKSLASIDPKTLNSEQLMNYRLFKYERETEQQSYLYQDKYFPVNFLSGWHTYFAEAPANMAFLTAEDYDAFLVSLSDYPRFNQQNINLMKQGIQTGFTHYCETFKNYGQSINAHIVKQPENSALYEPFTRIPNTFNAAQKETYQNKAKTIIASKVVPAYEHFYDFFENEYMPHCRSQPGIASIKGGLDYYKYTVNYYTTTNATPKQIHELGLKEVARIKAQMQAIIDNVGFEGSYSDFLKFLATDEQFYAKDAQDLLEKTAFITQKMYGKLPTYFGHLPRNTFTIKGSASRGAFYMPPPDNRSPGTYFLASTPKLQPLYNLEALSLHEAIPGHHLQNAIAMELDVPEFRRTLSHSAFGEGWALYTERLGKEAGFYQSPYSDFGRLGYEMWRAVRLVVDTGIHAFGWSRQKAIDYLADHTALPQSAVEDQIDRYISWPGQALSYKMGEIKIRELRAKAEKELGAQFDIRSFHDTVIGQGSLPMAVLEDVINDWIAQQKLAI; from the coding sequence ATGCTAAAAAAAACAATCTTAGCTATTGCCTTAGCAGCCACCTCGCTGCCAAGCTTAGCCGACAGTAACAGCGACTTAACAACCATTATTGATAACCATTGGCAAAACGCCAAAGCAGAAAAAATATTTTTTAGAACCGATCCAGACGGTTGGAAACCAAACGGCACATTGCCAAATTGGAGTGAGCAAGCCATTGCTAAGCGCCAAGCTTATAACAACAGCGTATTAAAAAGCTTAGCCAGCATTGACCCAAAAACACTCAATAGCGAGCAGCTAATGAACTACCGCTTATTTAAATATGAGCGAGAAACAGAGCAGCAAAGCTACCTTTATCAAGATAAGTATTTTCCGGTTAATTTTTTAAGTGGCTGGCATACTTACTTTGCAGAAGCGCCAGCTAACATGGCCTTTTTAACTGCCGAGGATTACGATGCATTTTTAGTTAGCCTTAGTGACTACCCTCGTTTTAATCAGCAAAACATTAATTTAATGAAACAAGGCATTCAAACCGGTTTTACACATTACTGCGAAACGTTTAAAAATTATGGCCAAAGCATTAACGCTCATATAGTTAAACAACCTGAGAATAGCGCCTTATATGAGCCATTTACCCGCATCCCTAATACATTTAACGCAGCGCAAAAAGAAACTTACCAAAATAAAGCTAAAACAATAATTGCCTCAAAAGTTGTGCCTGCTTACGAGCACTTTTACGACTTTTTTGAAAACGAATATATGCCGCACTGTAGATCGCAGCCGGGTATTGCAAGTATTAAAGGTGGCCTTGATTATTACAAGTACACGGTTAATTACTACACCACCACTAACGCTACACCTAAACAAATTCATGAACTTGGTCTAAAAGAAGTGGCGCGCATTAAAGCACAAATGCAAGCCATTATTGATAACGTTGGTTTTGAAGGCAGCTACAGCGACTTTTTAAAATTTTTAGCAACCGATGAGCAATTTTACGCAAAAGACGCCCAAGATTTATTAGAAAAAACCGCTTTTATAACGCAAAAAATGTATGGCAAACTCCCCACTTACTTTGGCCATTTACCGCGTAACACCTTTACTATAAAAGGCTCAGCGAGTCGTGGTGCGTTTTATATGCCACCGCCAGATAACCGCTCACCTGGCACTTACTTTTTAGCCTCAACACCTAAATTGCAGCCTTTATATAATTTAGAAGCACTTAGCCTGCACGAAGCTATTCCTGGGCATCATTTACAAAACGCCATTGCAATGGAGTTAGACGTTCCTGAATTTAGACGCACACTGAGTCACTCAGCATTTGGCGAGGGCTGGGCACTTTATACAGAGCGTTTAGGTAAAGAAGCGGGCTTTTACCAAAGTCCATACAGTGACTTTGGTCGTTTAGGCTACGAAATGTGGCGCGCAGTGCGCTTAGTGGTTGATACCGGCATTCATGCCTTTGGCTGGAGCCGCCAAAAGGCGATTGATTATTTGGCTGATCATACCGCCTTGCCACAAAGCGCCGTGGAAGATCAAATAGACCGCTATATTTCATGGCCAGGCCAAGCGCTTTCATACAAAATGGGCGAAATTAAAATACGCGAACTGCGTGCAAAAGCCGAAAAAGAACTAGGCGCACAATTTGATATACGCAGCTTTCACGACACCGTTATTGGTCAAGGTTCACTTCCTATGGCGGTACTTGAAGATGTAATTAACGACTGGATAGCACAGCAAAAATTAGCTATCTAA